One genomic region from Streptomyces venezuelae encodes:
- a CDS encoding MFS transporter: MPSSFRGLPPVVWTIFAGTIVNRLGYLVTPFLVFFLASRGVTGADTSYVLGALGAGNLIGPAVGGILADRIGRRPTMLIGLIGAAAAQGALFLAPGVWTMAAASLLISTAGSTVSPAASALLADAVDSDRRRRAYALFGWGVNIGTAVAGVLGGYLAAHGYWLLFAVDAGSMLLYAVVVATRLKEPTHAKAMGKKDGIGYGVVLRDRLALLLLPLFGIQLFVYSLTEVALPLAVRDSGLSPAVYGAMAAVNAVLVVAFQPFVTARLAGLPQLAVQSSGSVLIAVGVALTGLADGIVGYTVSVVVWSLGEVVVAGIAASVVANLAPAHARGRYQGAFSWTWGVARFAALTAGVAAYTTLGPDVLWWTALLAGTAAAAATLTLVPRVHHRTAAHELAA, from the coding sequence ATGCCCTCCTCCTTCCGCGGTCTCCCGCCCGTCGTCTGGACGATCTTCGCCGGAACGATCGTCAACCGCCTCGGCTACCTCGTCACGCCGTTCCTGGTCTTCTTCCTCGCGTCGCGAGGGGTGACCGGCGCCGACACCTCGTACGTCCTCGGCGCCCTCGGCGCGGGCAACCTCATCGGCCCCGCCGTCGGCGGCATCCTCGCCGACCGCATCGGCCGCCGTCCGACGATGCTGATCGGCCTGATCGGCGCGGCGGCGGCGCAGGGGGCACTGTTCCTGGCCCCTGGGGTGTGGACGATGGCGGCGGCGTCGCTGCTGATCAGCACGGCGGGCAGCACGGTGTCACCGGCGGCGTCCGCGCTGCTGGCCGACGCGGTGGACAGCGACCGCCGCCGGCGCGCGTACGCCCTCTTCGGTTGGGGAGTGAACATCGGCACCGCGGTGGCGGGCGTCCTGGGCGGCTACCTGGCGGCCCACGGCTACTGGCTGCTGTTCGCGGTGGACGCGGGTTCGATGCTGCTGTACGCGGTGGTGGTGGCCACCCGCCTCAAGGAACCGACCCACGCGAAGGCCATGGGGAAGAAGGACGGAATCGGCTACGGAGTGGTCCTCCGGGACCGCCTGGCCCTGCTGCTCCTCCCGCTCTTCGGCATCCAGCTGTTCGTGTACTCGCTGACCGAGGTCGCGCTGCCGCTCGCGGTCCGCGACAGCGGCCTCTCCCCGGCGGTGTACGGGGCGATGGCGGCGGTCAACGCGGTCCTGGTGGTCGCCTTCCAGCCCTTCGTGACCGCCCGGCTGGCCGGGCTGCCGCAGCTCGCGGTGCAGAGCTCCGGCAGCGTCCTGATCGCGGTGGGCGTGGCGCTCACGGGCCTGGCGGACGGGATCGTCGGCTACACGGTGTCGGTCGTGGTCTGGTCGCTCGGCGAGGTCGTGGTCGCCGGCATCGCGGCGAGCGTCGTCGCCAACCTGGCCCCGGCACACGCCCGGGGCCGCTACCAGGGCGCCTTCAGCTGGACCTGGGGCGTGGCCCGCTTCGCGGCCCTCACCGCGGGCGTGGCCGCGTACACGACGCTGGGCCCGGACGTCCTGTGGTGGACGGCCCTGCTGGCGGGCACGGCGGCCGCGGCGGCGACCCTGACCCTGGTGCCGCGAGTCCACCACCGGACGGCGGCCCACGAACTGGCGGCCTGA
- the purD gene encoding phosphoribosylamine--glycine ligase: MKVLVIGGGAREHALCRSLSLDPDVTALHCAPGNAGIAEVAELHPVDQLDGEAVTRLATELGAELVVVGPEAPLVAGVADAVRAAGIPVFGPSREAAQLEGSKAFAKDVMAGAGVPTARSYVCTTPEEIDEALDAFGAPYVVKDDGLAAGKGVVVTEDLAQARAHALACDRVVIEEFLDGPEVSLFAITDGVTVLPLRPAQDFKRALDGDEGPNTGGMGAYSPLPWADPKLVDEVMDSVLQPTVDELRRRGTPFSGLLYAGLAITSRGVRVIEFNARFGDPETQVVLARLKTPLAGVLLNSANGTLDDQAPLSWSDEAAVTVVVASHNYPDTPRTGDPIEGLAEIAEQDAPHAYVLHAGTKRDGDAIVSAGGRVLSVTATGTDLAQARERAYAAVGRIRLDGSQHRTDIARKAAEA, encoded by the coding sequence GTGAAGGTCCTCGTCATCGGCGGCGGCGCCCGCGAACACGCCCTGTGCCGCTCTCTCTCCCTCGATCCCGACGTCACCGCTCTGCACTGCGCGCCCGGCAACGCCGGAATCGCGGAGGTCGCCGAGCTGCACCCCGTCGACCAGCTGGACGGCGAAGCCGTCACGCGCCTCGCCACCGAGCTCGGCGCCGAACTGGTCGTCGTCGGCCCGGAGGCCCCGCTGGTCGCCGGTGTCGCCGACGCCGTCCGCGCGGCCGGCATCCCGGTCTTCGGCCCGTCGCGGGAAGCGGCGCAGCTGGAGGGCTCCAAGGCGTTCGCCAAGGACGTCATGGCCGGCGCCGGCGTTCCCACCGCCCGCAGCTACGTCTGCACCACCCCCGAGGAGATCGACGAGGCGCTCGACGCCTTCGGCGCTCCGTACGTCGTCAAGGACGACGGCCTCGCCGCCGGCAAGGGCGTCGTGGTCACCGAGGACCTCGCGCAGGCCCGTGCGCACGCCCTCGCCTGCGACCGCGTCGTCATCGAGGAGTTCCTCGACGGCCCCGAGGTCTCCCTCTTCGCGATCACCGACGGCGTCACCGTCCTCCCGCTCCGGCCCGCGCAGGACTTCAAGCGCGCGCTCGACGGCGACGAGGGTCCGAACACCGGCGGTATGGGCGCGTACTCGCCGCTGCCCTGGGCCGACCCCAAGCTCGTCGACGAGGTCATGGACAGCGTTCTCCAGCCCACGGTCGACGAACTGCGCCGCCGCGGCACGCCGTTCTCCGGCCTGCTGTACGCCGGTCTGGCGATCACCAGCCGCGGTGTCCGGGTCATCGAGTTCAACGCGCGCTTCGGCGACCCCGAGACCCAGGTGGTCCTGGCCCGGCTGAAGACCCCGCTCGCCGGCGTCCTGCTGAACTCGGCCAACGGCACCCTGGACGACCAGGCGCCGCTGAGCTGGAGCGACGAGGCCGCCGTCACCGTGGTCGTCGCCTCCCACAACTACCCGGACACCCCGCGCACCGGCGACCCCATCGAGGGCCTGGCCGAGATCGCGGAGCAGGACGCCCCGCACGCGTACGTCCTCCACGCGGGCACGAAGCGGGACGGCGACGCGATCGTGAGCGCGGGCGGCCGGGTCCTCTCGGTCACCGCCACCGGAACGGACCTGGCGCAGGCCCGCGAGCGTGCGTACGCGGCGGTCGGCCGTATCCGGCTCGACGGCTCGCAGCACCGTACGGACATCGCGCGGAAGGCCGCCGAGGCCTGA
- a CDS encoding ArsR/SmtB family transcription factor has translation MESGLRFSAADLAQTRFAVSPMWEVVTSFRLLARQPGATGTSHHRRWVAQVRPRLVRAGLDRGWLATLVPAHGYLADFLNPTPTGPFPTLEAELDAIRRTPPEQVRDDLRRLGVEVGDGPRRRLLHEAPEAALRKVADEIDTYWEIGLAPYWARIQKLLEADVFHRARQVAEHGSARVLSELHETVRWDDGTLRLVRRHCALTRDKAGSGLLLIPSAFAWPKVLTRSVHPDPPQLAYPARGIGTLWEPRTTASADAVAAVLGRSRTLLLTELDTPASTTQLATHCGLSAAGVSQHLIALRNAGLVTAHRSGRSVLYARTSIADQLLDQGGSCDG, from the coding sequence ATGGAATCCGGGCTCCGTTTCTCCGCCGCCGACCTCGCCCAGACCCGCTTCGCCGTCTCCCCCATGTGGGAGGTCGTCACCAGCTTCCGCCTCCTCGCCCGGCAGCCCGGCGCCACCGGCACCTCCCACCACCGGCGTTGGGTCGCCCAGGTCCGGCCCCGGCTCGTCCGGGCCGGGCTCGACCGCGGCTGGCTCGCCACCCTCGTACCCGCCCACGGCTATCTCGCCGACTTCCTCAACCCCACCCCCACCGGCCCCTTCCCCACCCTCGAAGCCGAGCTCGACGCCATCCGCCGCACCCCTCCCGAGCAGGTACGCGACGACCTCAGGCGCCTCGGCGTGGAGGTCGGCGACGGCCCCCGCCGCCGACTCCTGCACGAGGCCCCCGAAGCCGCCCTCCGCAAGGTCGCCGACGAGATCGACACGTACTGGGAGATCGGTCTCGCGCCCTACTGGGCCCGCATCCAGAAGCTCCTGGAGGCCGACGTCTTCCACCGGGCCCGCCAGGTCGCGGAGCACGGTTCGGCCCGGGTCCTGAGCGAACTCCACGAGACCGTACGGTGGGACGACGGCACCCTGCGGCTCGTACGCCGCCACTGCGCGCTCACCCGCGACAAGGCCGGCTCCGGGCTCCTCCTCATCCCCTCGGCCTTCGCCTGGCCCAAGGTCCTCACCCGGTCCGTCCACCCCGATCCGCCCCAACTCGCCTACCCCGCGCGGGGCATCGGCACTCTGTGGGAACCCCGTACGACCGCCTCCGCGGACGCCGTCGCCGCCGTCCTCGGGCGCTCCCGCACCCTGCTCCTCACCGAGCTCGACACCCCGGCCTCCACCACGCAGCTCGCCACGCACTGCGGCCTGTCCGCGGCCGGCGTCTCCCAGCACCTCATCGCCCTGCGGAACGCCGGCCTCGTCACCGCCCACCGCAGCGGGCGCTCCGTCCTCTACGCCCGCACATCCATTGCCGATCAACTCCTCGACCAGGGAGGATCGTGCGATGGCTGA
- a CDS encoding TetR/AcrR family transcriptional regulator: MGTESMGLRESKKQETRQLISDHATRLFLEQGFEQTTIAEIATAARVAKKTVTNYFPRKEDLALDHHEQFTASLAVAVAGRAEGESPLAALRREFTAALDARNPVAGFAGPDFARMVADSPTLTARLRDLHDQREEALAVALAETVADAETETETEATSIAPRAAAALLGAAHRLLFRRIQELTLAGRSNDLIAATLAPEAAHVFDLLEGALGDFQAVAA; this comes from the coding sequence ATGGGTACCGAGAGCATGGGACTCCGTGAGTCCAAGAAGCAGGAGACCAGGCAGCTGATCTCCGACCACGCCACCCGACTGTTCCTGGAGCAGGGCTTCGAGCAGACGACGATCGCCGAGATCGCGACCGCGGCCCGGGTGGCCAAGAAGACGGTCACCAACTACTTCCCGCGCAAGGAGGACCTGGCCCTCGACCATCACGAGCAGTTCACCGCGAGCCTGGCCGTCGCGGTCGCGGGCCGCGCGGAGGGAGAGTCTCCGCTGGCCGCGCTGCGCCGGGAGTTCACCGCCGCACTCGACGCGCGCAACCCTGTCGCGGGCTTCGCCGGCCCTGACTTCGCCCGCATGGTCGCCGACAGCCCCACCCTCACCGCCCGCCTGCGCGACCTGCACGACCAGCGCGAGGAGGCCTTGGCCGTCGCCCTGGCGGAGACCGTCGCTGACGCCGAGACCGAGACCGAGACCGAGGCCACGTCCATCGCCCCTCGCGCGGCTGCCGCGCTCCTCGGAGCGGCGCACCGGCTGCTCTTCCGGCGGATCCAGGAGCTGACCCTGGCCGGCCGGTCGAACGACCTGATCGCCGCCACCCTGGCCCCCGAGGCGGCTCACGTCTTCGACCTCCTGGAGGGCGCCCTCGGCGACTTCCAGGCAGTCGCCGCGTGA
- a CDS encoding VOC family protein, with translation MNVTTSTLSLTVADVNASQDFFTTHLGYQVAMAADGFASLTRDDAAADIVLLRQGTEVLPAEQRDQRASGLILALTVSDLAEHEARLWAAGAPITMPLREEPWGERLFQLTDPNGVVIQLVEWVTPSGDEAGAGTWDGSGTGTEAGADAS, from the coding sequence CTGAACGTCACCACCTCCACCCTCTCCCTCACCGTCGCCGACGTGAACGCGTCGCAGGACTTCTTCACCACCCACCTCGGCTACCAGGTCGCCATGGCCGCGGACGGCTTCGCCTCCCTGACCCGCGACGACGCCGCCGCCGACATCGTGCTGCTCCGGCAGGGCACCGAGGTCCTCCCCGCCGAGCAGCGCGACCAGCGGGCGTCCGGCCTGATCCTGGCGCTCACCGTCAGTGACCTCGCCGAGCACGAGGCCCGACTGTGGGCGGCGGGCGCGCCGATCACGATGCCGCTGCGCGAGGAGCCGTGGGGCGAGCGCCTCTTCCAGCTGACCGACCCCAACGGCGTCGTCATCCAGCTCGTCGAGTGGGTCACCCCGTCGGGCGACGAGGCCGGGGCCGGGACTTGGGACGGAAGCGGTACCGGGACCGAGGCCGGAGCCGACGCCTCCTGA
- a CDS encoding ABC transporter ATP-binding protein translates to MDAILRAESVDLSYGMHQAVSSVDFTLKRGEVAAIMGSSGSGKSSLLYCLAGVLPPSSGIVTFDGIELSSLPDGELSALRRTRLGFVFQYGELLPELTAEENAALPLRLAGISKTHAHAMAGQVLGRLGMGDLLRRRTSKLSGGQAQRVAVARALVHRPDVVFADEPTGALDSANAAAVLAEFLQLARRQKTAVVIVTHDVNVAAKADTQYTMSDGVLAQRVAV, encoded by the coding sequence ATGGACGCCATCCTCCGCGCCGAGAGCGTGGATCTCAGCTATGGCATGCACCAGGCAGTCAGCAGCGTCGACTTCACGCTTAAGCGCGGCGAAGTAGCCGCCATCATGGGCAGCAGCGGATCAGGTAAATCATCCTTGCTGTACTGCCTAGCCGGAGTGCTTCCACCTTCAAGCGGCATCGTAACTTTCGACGGGATCGAACTCTCATCCCTACCCGATGGGGAGCTAAGTGCCCTGCGCCGTACACGCCTGGGGTTCGTGTTCCAGTACGGGGAACTACTCCCGGAGCTAACCGCCGAGGAGAACGCGGCTCTTCCGCTCCGCCTTGCTGGGATCAGCAAGACACATGCTCATGCGATGGCTGGCCAAGTACTGGGCCGTCTTGGGATGGGCGACTTGTTGCGGCGCCGGACCTCAAAGCTGTCGGGAGGCCAAGCACAGCGTGTAGCGGTTGCGCGAGCTCTGGTCCACCGGCCAGACGTGGTGTTTGCGGATGAGCCGACCGGGGCACTAGACAGCGCCAATGCGGCAGCGGTTCTGGCTGAGTTCCTGCAGCTGGCGCGGAGGCAGAAGACAGCCGTGGTCATCGTCACCCACGATGTAAACGTCGCGGCAAAGGCCGATACGCAGTACACGATGTCGGACGGTGTCTTGGCCCAACGGGTGGCAGTGTGA
- a CDS encoding FtsX-like permease family protein: MRLVWGSGRRGRARFLLMAIGSGLGAACLAAALTIPSIIAAHDARAASREPRPGPNNHFVYQEFRDPFGSTPLHRVFVARTKPGPTPVPPGINRLPRAGETIISPKLAEALEAHPGTAGLVPGRVIGMISPEGLGGSEELYAYVGTTPAELPQAIPLGSFGAKHPWHELIDESTLDILRFTLGCIVLLPLVIFLSVCARLSGESRARRLAALRLVGLSVKDTLRVNAGESVAAAFVGAVLGVVGYLGVNEVMARVGLPGLHWYPADGRPEASTVAVCLLGCPALAWVVGQFSARRAALSPISVRRTGERKPPRMYGTLLLIPGLGVIGGYCVLSVMGRDPSGGSASSVLVPGAVLLTGAGLVFGLAPITAWLARRLAGVSKSLPVALAMRRTEVDPGSSLRVVTGLVLLVFGASLTQGVLVELDQVSRRTTPVQEYNISLSELSPKQRQQLTQVPGVRMQMLTYSSWAPMDGEWQPRLDLVVATCAQLAATTLRAQGCVDGKAMQLHDANAAYPDDPQPGDRFPFETRDRRKITLTVPHERVDMTAYQPSVFRTAALLVPPALAPPNLLDSAGTLTLASDADPATIRAVLDGVGAIAPTAAVDPVGIVIDSLAQLTVIRSLLAVGMVLGLVIGVAAFVVSVADRAMERRGQVTALALLGARAGTLRVVQVLQVGLPLVVGLGAAIVTGWLAESSYLITGGGAVHWDWEGLPLLLACALGVLVVAALASVPMVRRHIDPEHIRRD, encoded by the coding sequence ATGCGTCTGGTATGGGGCAGCGGCCGGAGAGGTCGGGCACGCTTCCTCTTGATGGCAATCGGCTCCGGGCTCGGCGCAGCGTGCCTTGCCGCTGCCCTCACCATTCCGTCGATCATCGCTGCGCACGATGCTCGCGCAGCCAGCCGTGAACCGCGACCGGGCCCGAACAATCATTTCGTTTACCAAGAGTTCCGCGATCCGTTTGGATCAACGCCACTCCATCGGGTATTCGTCGCTCGTACGAAGCCTGGCCCTACACCAGTGCCGCCAGGCATCAATAGACTTCCCCGAGCTGGCGAGACCATCATCTCGCCGAAGCTCGCCGAAGCCCTGGAAGCACACCCCGGCACCGCTGGTCTCGTTCCTGGCCGTGTGATTGGGATGATCTCGCCGGAAGGGTTGGGTGGCTCCGAAGAGCTCTACGCCTATGTTGGCACCACTCCGGCCGAGCTCCCCCAAGCAATCCCGCTCGGCAGTTTCGGCGCCAAGCACCCTTGGCACGAACTCATCGATGAATCAACGCTCGACATCCTGCGATTCACCCTCGGGTGCATCGTGCTGCTTCCCCTCGTCATCTTTCTCTCCGTCTGCGCAAGGCTCTCCGGAGAGTCCCGGGCTCGTCGGCTCGCCGCCCTTCGGCTCGTCGGGCTCAGCGTGAAGGACACGCTGCGGGTCAATGCCGGGGAGAGCGTGGCCGCCGCGTTTGTAGGGGCCGTGCTCGGGGTCGTCGGGTATCTCGGGGTCAATGAGGTCATGGCGCGGGTCGGGCTGCCGGGGCTGCATTGGTATCCGGCCGACGGGCGGCCCGAGGCGTCGACCGTGGCCGTGTGTCTGCTCGGGTGTCCGGCGCTCGCGTGGGTCGTGGGGCAGTTCAGTGCGCGGCGGGCAGCCCTGTCGCCGATCAGCGTCCGGCGGACCGGGGAGCGCAAACCTCCGAGGATGTACGGAACATTGCTGCTGATCCCGGGACTCGGGGTCATCGGCGGGTATTGCGTGCTCAGTGTGATGGGCCGCGACCCGTCCGGGGGTTCTGCCAGTTCCGTGCTTGTACCCGGCGCCGTGCTGCTGACCGGTGCCGGGCTCGTTTTCGGTTTGGCGCCGATCACGGCGTGGCTCGCGCGGCGGCTTGCCGGAGTGTCGAAGTCGCTTCCTGTGGCGCTGGCGATGAGGCGTACGGAGGTCGATCCCGGTTCGTCACTGCGGGTGGTCACCGGGCTGGTCCTCCTCGTGTTCGGCGCGTCGCTCACGCAAGGTGTGCTCGTCGAGCTGGACCAGGTCAGTCGGCGGACGACTCCCGTCCAGGAGTACAACATCAGCCTCAGCGAACTGAGCCCCAAGCAAAGGCAACAGCTCACGCAGGTGCCCGGCGTGCGGATGCAGATGCTCACGTACAGCTCATGGGCTCCCATGGACGGTGAATGGCAGCCGCGCCTGGACCTGGTGGTCGCCACCTGCGCCCAGCTCGCCGCAACCACGCTCCGGGCACAGGGCTGTGTGGACGGAAAAGCCATGCAGCTGCACGATGCCAATGCGGCATACCCGGACGACCCTCAGCCCGGTGACCGATTCCCTTTCGAGACGCGCGACAGGCGAAAGATCACGCTTACCGTCCCCCACGAACGCGTCGACATGACCGCGTACCAGCCGTCCGTCTTCCGCACCGCTGCTCTGCTCGTGCCGCCTGCTCTCGCACCTCCGAACCTGCTGGATTCGGCCGGCACTCTGACGCTGGCCAGCGACGCCGACCCCGCCACCATCCGGGCCGTCCTCGACGGTGTCGGGGCCATTGCACCGACCGCGGCCGTCGATCCTGTCGGGATCGTGATCGACTCGCTTGCGCAGCTCACCGTGATTCGCAGTCTGCTCGCCGTCGGGATGGTGCTGGGGTTGGTCATCGGGGTCGCCGCGTTCGTCGTGTCCGTGGCCGATCGGGCCATGGAGCGGCGGGGGCAGGTGACCGCGCTCGCCCTCTTGGGGGCTCGGGCCGGGACGCTGCGGGTTGTGCAGGTCTTGCAGGTCGGGTTGCCGCTCGTCGTGGGGTTGGGGGCGGCCATCGTCACCGGGTGGCTTGCCGAGTCCAGTTATCTGATCACCGGGGGCGGCGCGGTCCACTGGGACTGGGAAGGGCTGCCGCTGCTCCTCGCCTGCGCCCTGGGCGTGCTGGTCGTCGCCGCCCTCGCCTCCGTGCCCATGGTCCGGCGGCACATCGACCCCGAGCACATTCGGCGGGACTGA
- a CDS encoding alpha/beta fold hydrolase, translating to MADSLSSSCSEPGEPVERVVVARDGVRLSCHDWGGTGADVLLLHGLAGHAGEWDVTARALRDAGHRVLALDQRGHGSSERRPEDVSRAAYVADVVAVVTELGLRQPVLVGQSLGGHTALLTAAAHPGLPRALVLVEAGPGGSEPGVQAGIAEWFADWPVPFPTREAAVAYLGGGKRLVGEGWASGLEERGDGLWPRFDADVMVRSLDDNAARAFWSEWAAITCPVLAVLGQGEEGGIIGAEEYAEMARLLPGLHGVSVPGTGHDTHLERPEVLHSLVTGFLGG from the coding sequence ATGGCTGATTCTCTGTCCTCTTCCTGCAGCGAGCCGGGCGAGCCCGTCGAGCGGGTCGTCGTGGCGCGTGACGGCGTGCGGCTGTCCTGTCACGACTGGGGAGGCACCGGGGCCGACGTCCTCCTCCTCCACGGGCTCGCCGGGCACGCCGGTGAGTGGGACGTGACCGCCCGCGCCCTGCGGGACGCCGGACACCGCGTCCTCGCCCTCGACCAGCGCGGGCACGGAAGCAGCGAGCGGCGGCCCGAGGACGTCTCGCGCGCCGCGTACGTCGCCGATGTCGTCGCGGTGGTGACGGAACTCGGGCTCCGACAGCCCGTGTTGGTGGGGCAGTCCCTCGGCGGGCACACCGCCCTGCTCACCGCCGCCGCCCATCCCGGGCTGCCCCGCGCCCTCGTCCTCGTCGAGGCCGGGCCCGGCGGATCGGAGCCGGGTGTCCAGGCGGGCATCGCGGAGTGGTTCGCCGACTGGCCGGTGCCCTTCCCGACGCGGGAGGCGGCCGTCGCGTACCTCGGCGGCGGCAAGCGGCTCGTCGGGGAGGGCTGGGCGAGCGGGCTCGAGGAGCGCGGCGACGGGCTGTGGCCCCGCTTCGACGCCGACGTCATGGTCCGGTCGCTCGACGACAACGCCGCCCGCGCCTTCTGGAGCGAATGGGCGGCGATCACCTGCCCCGTCCTCGCCGTCCTCGGGCAGGGTGAGGAGGGCGGGATCATCGGGGCCGAGGAGTACGCGGAGATGGCCCGGCTCCTGCCCGGACTGCACGGCGTCAGCGTGCCCGGCACCGGGCACGACACGCATCTGGAGCGGCCCGAGGTGCTGCACTCGCTGGTCACGGGCTTCCTGGGCGGCTGA
- a CDS encoding DNA polymerase III subunit gamma and tau encodes MSGGGVRSRPVVFPGLSVGAYNLVYVSSLALYRRYRPESFAEVIGQEHVTDPLQQALRNNRVNHAYLFSGPRGCGKTTSARILARCLNCEQGPTPTPCGECQSCRDLARNGPGSIDVIEIDAASHGGVDDARDLREKAFFGPASSRYKIYIIDEAHMVTSAGFNALLKVVEEPPEHLKFIFATTEPEKVIGTIRSRTHHYPFRLVPPGTLRDYLGEVCGREGARVEDGVLPLVVRAGAGSVRDSMSVMDQLLAGAADDGVTYAMATSLLGYTDGSLLDSVVDSFASGDGAAAFEVVDRVIEGGNDPRRFVADLLERLRDLVILAAVPDAAEKGLIDAPVDVIERMQAQASVFGAAELSRAADLVNTGLTEMRGATSPRLQLELICARVLLPAAFDDERSVQARLDRLERGAAAGSGPAPVFTPAASAPAMAYVPGPEAHTPMAPPRSRPPRPPRSSPSPRPLPPPPLPCRTSPPSPGPVPGPGPPPPAAVRPVRGPALRPRRPLPRPLPPRRLPPLPPCRRSSPPRPPPPGEAGTPRRCGTSGRRSSTPSRTGAASPGSCSVRTRRWQASTAPPSSSASSTPVPATTSRAAAARRSSSRPSPSSSTCSGGSRRSSTPRAAPPRRPPRPTSAAAARRPPPRPPSSRPRRPRPYRRSPPRRAASRRRPPPPRRRPPRPRTRRPRRSPWRPRTTCRRRTTPTSSTPPFPGTT; translated from the coding sequence GTGAGTGGTGGCGGCGTCAGGTCCCGTCCGGTGGTTTTTCCCGGGTTGTCGGTGGGCGCCTATAACCTCGTATACGTGTCGTCTCTCGCGCTGTACCGCCGCTATCGCCCCGAGTCCTTCGCCGAGGTCATCGGGCAGGAGCATGTCACCGACCCGTTGCAGCAGGCCCTGCGGAACAACCGGGTCAATCACGCGTACCTGTTCAGCGGGCCCCGCGGCTGCGGAAAGACGACCAGTGCGCGCATTCTCGCCCGGTGTCTGAACTGCGAGCAGGGCCCGACGCCGACGCCCTGCGGCGAGTGCCAGTCCTGCCGCGACCTCGCGCGGAACGGGCCGGGGTCGATCGACGTCATCGAGATCGACGCCGCGTCCCACGGTGGTGTGGACGACGCCCGTGACCTGCGGGAGAAGGCCTTCTTCGGGCCCGCCTCCAGCCGGTACAAGATCTACATCATCGACGAGGCGCACATGGTCACCTCGGCGGGCTTCAACGCCCTCCTGAAGGTGGTCGAGGAGCCGCCGGAGCACCTCAAGTTCATCTTCGCCACGACCGAGCCCGAGAAGGTCATCGGAACCATCCGGTCGCGGACCCACCACTACCCCTTCCGGCTCGTGCCGCCCGGCACCCTGCGGGACTACCTGGGCGAGGTCTGCGGGCGCGAGGGCGCCCGCGTCGAGGACGGCGTGCTGCCGCTCGTCGTGCGCGCCGGCGCCGGGTCCGTCCGTGACTCGATGTCCGTGATGGACCAGCTGCTCGCCGGCGCCGCCGACGACGGTGTGACGTACGCCATGGCGACCTCGCTGCTCGGATATACGGACGGGTCCCTGCTCGACTCCGTCGTGGACTCCTTCGCGTCCGGTGACGGCGCCGCCGCGTTCGAGGTCGTCGACCGGGTCATCGAGGGCGGCAACGACCCTCGCCGGTTCGTCGCCGATCTGCTGGAGCGGCTGCGGGATCTGGTGATCCTGGCCGCCGTGCCGGACGCCGCCGAGAAGGGGCTCATCGACGCACCGGTCGACGTCATCGAGCGCATGCAGGCGCAGGCGTCGGTCTTCGGTGCCGCCGAGCTCAGCAGGGCCGCCGATCTCGTCAACACAGGATTGACCGAGATGCGCGGTGCCACCTCGCCCCGGCTCCAGCTGGAGCTGATCTGCGCGCGCGTGCTGCTGCCCGCCGCCTTCGACGACGAGCGTTCGGTCCAGGCGCGCCTCGACCGGCTGGAGCGCGGGGCCGCCGCCGGATCCGGGCCCGCGCCCGTCTTCACGCCCGCGGCGTCCGCGCCCGCCATGGCGTACGTGCCCGGGCCCGAGGCCCACACCCCGATGGCCCCGCCCCGCTCCCGCCCGCCCCGGCCCCCGCGCAGCAGCCCCAGTCCGCGCCCGCTGCCGCCCCCGCCGCTCCCGTGCAGGACCAGCCCCCCGTCTCCCGGCCCGGTGCCTGGCCCGGGGCCGCCGCCCCCGGCAGCGGTGCGCCCGGTGCGTGGCCCGGCGCTGCGGCCCCGGCGGCCCCTGCCCAGGCCGCTCCCGCCCAGGCGGCTCCCGCCCCTTCCCCCGTGCAGGCGCAGCAGCCCGCCCCGGCCCCCGCCGCCGGGGGAGGCGGGGACACCGCGCAGGTGCGGAACCTCTGGCCGCAGATCCTCGACGCCGTCAAGAACCGGCGCCGCTTCACCTGGATCCTGCTCAGTCAGAACGCGCAGGTGGCAGGCTTCGACGGCACCACCCTCCAGCTCGGCTTCCTCAACGCCGGTGCCCGCGACAACTTCGCGAGCAGCGGCAGCGAGGAGGTCCTCAAGCAGGCCCTCGCCGAGCAGTTCAACGTGCAGTGGCGGGTCGAGGCGATCATCGACCCCTCGGGCGGCGCCTCCCCGCCGCCCGCCGCGGCCAACTTCGGCGGCGGCCGCCCGCAGGCCGCCCCCGCGCCCGCCTTCCAGCAGGCCCCGCCGCCCCCGCCCGTACAGGCGCAGTCCGCCCCGGCGGGCGGCTTCCCGCAGGCGGCCGCCCCCGCCCCGGCGCAGGCCCCCGCGCCCGCGTACACGCCGCCCGCGCCGCAGCCCGTGGCGCCCGAGGACGACGTGCCGGAGGAGGACGACCCCGACCTCGTCGACTCCGCCCTTTCCGGGCACGACCTGA
- a CDS encoding DUF4287 domain-containing protein: protein MAENTPKGPASYFPSIEKKYGRPVSEWQELIRASPLSKHMELVSWLKAEHGLGHGHANALVAHTLAEGK, encoded by the coding sequence ATGGCCGAGAACACCCCCAAGGGACCCGCCAGCTACTTCCCCTCCATCGAGAAGAAGTACGGGCGGCCGGTCTCCGAGTGGCAGGAGCTCATCCGTGCCTCGCCGCTCAGCAAGCACATGGAGCTCGTCTCCTGGCTCAAGGCCGAGCACGGGCTTGGGCACGGGCATGCCAATGCTCTCGTCGCCCATACCCTGGCGGAAGGTAAGTAG